CCAGGCGCCCGTCGTCGCCCTTCCTGCGCAGGGCCTCTTCCAGCTCGTGGTTGCGGTCGAAATGGTCTTCGAGCGGGCGCTTGTTCCGCCCGGTGATCATGAGGACGTCGGTGAGTCCGGCCGAGACGGCCTCCTCGACGACGTACTGGATCGCGGGCTTGTCCACGACGGGCAGCATCTCTTTCGGCGTCGCCTTGGTCGCCGGCAGGAAGCGGGTACCGAGGCCGGCGGCCGGGATGACAGCCTTGGTGATCCGAGTACGCGAAGAATCCATGTTCAGCACCATAAGGGTAGGTACGGACAAGTGGGCAGCGACCAGGCCAGAAAGGCGGCGTTGCGCCGCACCCTACTCGCGGCGCGGGCCGCCGTGCCGCCGGGTGAGGCCGAGGTGGCGGCGCGGCGGCTGGCCCGCCGGGCGCTGGAGCTGCCGGAGCTGGCGGGCGCGCGGACGGTCGCGGCGTACGTGTCGGTGGGGCGCGAACCGGGCACGCGCGAACTGCTGGAGGCCCTGCGGGCGCGCGGGACGGCGGTGCTGCTGCCGGTGCTGCTGGCGGACGACGACCTGGACTGGGCGGAGTACGGCGGTCCCGGCGCGCTGCGGCCCGCCGGGCGCGGGCTGCTGGAGCCGGCCGGGCCGCGGCTGGGCACCGAGGCGGTGCGGGCGGCGGACGCGGTGCTGCTGCCGGGGCTGGCCGTCGACGGCCGGGGGCTGCGGCTGGGGCGCGGCGGCGGGTCGTACGACCGGGTGCTGGCGCGGCTGGCGGGCGGTGCCGGCGGCGGGGGTGCCGGCGGCGTGAGCCCCCGGCGTACGGGCGCGGAGACCGGCGCGCCCCCCGCCGATGCGCCGTCCGCCGCCGGGCCCGCCCTCGTCGTGCTCCTTTACGACGGCGAAGTCCTCGACCACGTACCGGCCGAGCCCCACGACCGCCCGGTGACCGCCGCCGTGACGCCCTCCGCGGTGCACCGCTTCCCGCCTCCGTAGCCGCCGGGGCGCCGGCCCCGTCGCCTCACGGCGACAACGTCATCGTGTCCTCAGCGGCCTCCTGCACCGCCTTGTCGGAGAACGCCCACTCGTACAGCTCGCCCTTCGCCCACGCCGTCGTCTGGTCCGTGTAGTTCGGGTGGAAGGCGTGCCCCGAGGCGCCGGAGAGGTTCACCCAGCCCGAGGCGTCGAGGTCCGCCAGGTCGACCACCATCCGCATCGACGGGACCCACAGCACGTCGTAGCCGCCCGCCGCGTTCCACCCGGTGGCGTTCACGGCGGCCTCGCCGCCGCTGAGGTTCCACGGGCCGCGGTTGAGCAGCCACTGCACGACGCCGGGTCCCTCGGTGCCCAGCGTCTGGTTGCGCAGCATCAGCCGGTGCAGCCGGCCCCAGGACCAGGTGTCGATGTCCTTGCCCAGCTCGGCGGTGAGCTCCCAGCGGGCGTCGTTCATGGCGTGCTCGAACAGCTCGTCGCGGTTCTCGTCGAGGGGCTCGCCGTCGCTGCCGGTGGTCTTCCACCAGCGGTTGTCCTCGTCCTTGAGGATGCTCCGCACGACCTCGTACCACCGGTCGCCGCCGTCCGGCTGGGCGGCGTCCGCGTCGCGCTCGCCGCACTCGCGGACGGTGGCGGGCCCGTCGGGGTTCGCGGCCGGGTTGGCGGGAGGCACGTGCAGGCACTCGCCGTCCGGGCGCAGCTCCTTGGGCATCTTGTCGCCGAAGGAGAGCTTGAGGATGTTGCGCCAGACGGCGTTGAAGTACGCGGCCGCGGAGGAGTCGGTGTCCTGGCTGTAGTCCCAGTCCTTCAGCAGGTCCTGGGCCTCGCGCACCATCGGGTCGTCGATCTCGATCTCCAGCAGCAGCGGAGTGAGGAGTTCGGCGATCTCGCTGTGGTTGTCGAGCTGCATGGTGCGCATGTCGTCGGGGGAGATCTTCCCGCCGTCCTCGATCTTCTCCTCGATGAGGCCGGAGATGCGGTGGCTGCGGGCGCCGTAGCCGGGATCGGTGGTCAGAAGATACGGGTAGTCCTTCTCGTCGACGACGGCCTGGTTGGCGGTGACGATGTAGCCGCGGTCGGGGTTCAGCTCCCAGGGCAGCGCGTCGAAGGGGATGTAGCCGTCCCAGGAGTACGCCGGGTTCCAGCCGGGCGCGGGCAGGCTGCCGTCGCCGCTGCCGCGCTGCGGGATCCTGCCGGGTGCCTGGTAGCCGATGTTGCCGTCGGTGTCGGCGTAGACGAGGTTCTGGGAGGGGACGGCGAAGTCGCGGGCGGCCTGGCGGAACTCCTCGAAGTCCGCGGCCTTGTTGATGCCGAAGACGGCGTCCATGGTGCTGGACGGCTCCAGGGCGGTCCAGCGCAGCGAGACGGCGTAGCCGTCGCCGCGGTCGGGCGCGGAGTTGCCCACGGGGGCTTCCTTGCCCACCTCGGCCATGTCGTCGCTGCGGTCGGAGATCACGGGTCCGTTGCGCGTGGTGCGTACGGTGATGCGTTTGTCCTCGCCGCCCGCGACCTTGATCAGCTCCTCGCGGGTGCCGAACTCGCGCGTCTTCCCGTCGTACAGGTAGCCGTCGTCCTCGACCTTCTCCAGATACAGGTCGGCGACGTCGGCACCGAGGTTGGTCAGCCCCCAGGAGATGTCGGCGTTGTGACCTATGACGACGCCGGGCATGCCGGAGAAGGAGAAGCCGCTCACCTCGTACGGGCACTCGTCGCTGACCCGGGTGCACTGCAGGCCCATCTGGTACCAGACGGAGGGGAGCTGCGCCGAGAGGTGCGGGTCGTTGGCGAGGAGGGGTTTCTCCGTGGTGGTCAGGTCACCGGAGACCACCCAGGAGTTGGAGCCGATGCCGCTGCCGCTGGGGCCGAGGAGGGCGGGGATGTCGTCCATGGTCTGCGCCAGCGAGCCCATCTGGCTCCTGAGGCCCTCGGAGGCGGTGCTGTACGTGTTCTCCACCCCCTGCGCCCCGCCGGCGCTCTGCGGCTCGTAGCCGCCGGTGGTGGCGGTGCCGCCCTCCACGATGGGCTTGTTGCGCTTGTACGGGTACGGCGGGTACAGGTCCGCGATCTCGCCCTCGTCGAAGCGCTGGGAGAGCAGCGAGCGATCTATCTCGTCCTCGACGTTGGCCCGCAGGTCCCACGCCATCGCCTTCAGCCAGGCGACGGAGTCGACGGGGGTCCACTTCTCCGGCTCGTAGTCGTTGACGAACCCCAGGGCGGCGTACTCCACGGACAGGCTGGAGCCGCTGTGGTCCGCGAGGTAGGCGTTGACCCCGTCGGCGTAGGCCCGCAGGTACTTCTTGGTCTCCCCCGAGAGCTCCTCGTCGTACTCCTTCTGCGCCACCTGCCGCCAGCCCAGCGTGCGCAGGAACTCGTCCGTCTCGACCTGGTCCTTGCCGAACATCTCCGACAGCCGGCCCGACGTCATGTGCCGGCGGACGTCCATCTCCCAGAAGCGGTCCTGCGCGTGCACGAAGCCCTGCGCACGGAAGAGGTCCTCGGCGCTGTCCCCGTAGAGCGTCGGCACCCCGCGGGCGTCGCGCTTGACCGTGACCGGCGAGGCCAGGCCGGGAAGTTTGAGCGATCCGGTGGTCTGCGGGAAGGAGTCGCGCACCGTGCTGACGGTCCAGAACGCGGCGGCGCCGACGCCCAGCACCAGCAGGGTGGCGAGCCCGATCGCGACGAAGATGAAGCGGCGCCTCTTGCCTGCCGTGCGGCCGTTCTCGTTGACGGGCATGCCTGTCCTTCTGGAGCCAGCGGAGCACTTGCTGGAGCAACCTTAGGCGCCCGGTCAAGGGGCTCCGAACGGCCCCTGCGCTGTCCCCCGAAGCAGCAGGCGGGCGGTCGCTCCGGGTAAATTCTCCGTCAAGGCGGATCAGACGAGAGGGAGAAAGCTGTCAGTCGAAGAGCTCAACAAGCTCGCGCTCGTCGCCGCGCTGGTGCTCCTGGTCGCGGTCGCGGCGGTCCGGCTCGCGTCCCGCAGCGGCCTGCCCAGCCTCCTGCTGTACATGGGCATCGGCGTCCTCGTGGGCGAGGACGGCCTGTTCGGCTACGACTTCGACGACGCAGAACTCACCCAGGTCTTCGGCTACGCGGCCCTCGCACTGATCCTCGCCGAGGGCGGCCTCGGCACGAAATGGAGTGAGATCAAACCCGCCCTGCCCACGGCCGCCGTCCTCTCCACGGCGGGCGTCGCGGTGAGCGTCGGCGTGACGGCGACCGGCGCGCACTACCTGATCGGCCTGGAGTGGAAGCAGGCGCTCATCATGGGCGCCGTCGTCTCCTCCACGGACGCCGCGGCGGTCTTCTCCGTGCTGCGCAGGGTGCCGCTGCCGAAGCGGATCACGGGCGTGATGGAGGCCGAGTCCGGGTTCAACGACGCGCCCGTGGTCATCCTGGTCGTCGCCTTCTCCACCTCCGGGCACCTGGAGTCCTGGTACGTCCTCCTCGGCGAGATCCTGCTGGAGCTGGCCATCGGGGCGGCGCTGGGGCTGGCGATCGGCTGGCTGGGCTCCATGGCGCTGCGGCACGTGGCGCTGCCGGCCTCCGGCCTGTACCCGATCGCCGTGATGGCGCTGGCCATCGTCGCGTACGCCGTGGGCGCCCTGGCGCACGGCAGCGGCTTCCTGGCGGTCTATCTGGCGGCGATGGTCCTGGGCAACGCGAAGCTGCCGCACTGGTCGGCGACCCGCGGCTTCGCCGACGGAGTGGGCTGGCTGGCGCAGATCGGGATGTTCGTACTGCTCGGGCTGCTGGTCACGCCGCACGAGCTGGGCGACGACATCGTGCCCGCGGTGATCGTCGGGCTGGTGCTGACGATGGTGGCGCGGCCGGCGTCGGTGATCGTGAGCCTGCTGCCGTTCCGCATCCCGTGGCGGGAACAGGCGCTGATGTCGTGGGCGGGGCTGCGCGGCGCGGTGCCGATCGTGCTGGCGACGATCCCGATGGTGAACGAGGTCGCCGACTCGGGCCGCGTGTTCAACATCGTCTTCGTGCTGGTCATCGTCTACACGATGGTGCAGGGGCCGACGCTGCCGCTGGTGGCCCGGTGGCTGCGGCTCGGTGACGGCGACGAGGCGTACGACCTGGGCATCGAGTCGGCGCCGCTGGAGCGGGTGCGGGGGCACCTGCTGTCGCTGTCGGTGCCGGAGCGGTCGCGGATGCACGGGGTGGAGGTCGGCGAGCTGCGGCTGCCGCCGGGGGCGGCGGTGACGCTGGTGGTGCGGGACGGGACGAGTTTCGTGCCGGCGCCGACGGACATCCTGCGGCGGGGCGACGAGCTGCTGGTCGTGACGACCGACGAGGTACGGGACGCGACGGAACAGCGGCTGCGGGACGTCGGACGGGGCGGCAAGCTGGCGCGGTGGCTGTCGGCCGACGAGCGGCGGGGGCGGTAGGGTCGGGGTGGAATTCGTACGAACAGTTGTCTCTGTCTGATGCAGGGCCGGCGCGCCTGACCGGTGCGCACAGCGGACGGCCCTCGGTGCGCGGCACTACCAGGCAGCAGGAAGGACCGGGCCGTGTCGCGCCCGTCTCAGCCTCCGCCTCCGGGATCCCCTTCTCCTTCGCGATCCCCTTCGTCTTCGGCATCCCCTTCACCTTCGGGAACTCTCTCCGGTGCACCCGGCGCACGGCCCGGTTACCGTCAGTTGTTGCGCACGCCCGGGGCGCGGAGCTTCGTGTTCCCCGGCTTCGCCGCGCGGCAGCCGTTCGCGATGCTGACCATGAGCATCGTGCTGCTCGTGGAGCCCGCCTCCGGCTCGTACACCCTGGCCGGCACGGTGGCCGCCGCGGCGGGTCTGTCCATGGCGTTCTGCGCCCCCGTCAGCGGCAAGCTCACCGATCGCTACGGGCAGCGCACGGTACTGCTGCCGAGCGTGCTGCTGCACACCGCCGCGGTGGCCCTGCTGAGCGTGCTCGCGCTGGCGGGTGCGCCGGGGTGGGCGCTGGTGGCCGCGGCGGTGCCGACGGGTGCGTCCATACCCCAGATCGGGCCGATGGTGCGGGCCCGCTGGTCGCATCTCTTCGCCACCGGACCGGATCCGCGCTCCCCGCTGCAGCACACGGCGACGGCGTTCGAGTCGGTGACGGACGAGTTCACGTTCGTCGTCGGGCCGGTGCTCGCCGCGGCCCTGTGCACGGGGGTGCATCCGGCGGCGGGGCTGGCGGCGGAGGGAGTGCTGACGCTGGCCGGCGGGCTGCTGTTCGCGGCGCAGCGGCGGACGGCGCCGCCTGTGGGGCACGCGGATCGCACGGGCCTGCCGCGCGGACGGCGGGCCTCCGCGCTGCGGGCGCCGGCGCTGCCGGTGCTGGTCGCGGCGTTCTTCGGGGTCGGCGCGGTCTTCGGCGGCATGCAGGTGTCGCTGACGGCGTTCAGCGAGTCGATCGGCCGCCCCGGGCTGAGCGGGGTCCTGTACGGGGTCTTCGCCGCCGGCAACATGCTCGCCGGGGTCGTCATCGGCATGGTCCACTTGCGCGGTCCGGCGCAGCGGCGCCTGCTCGTCGCGTACCCGCTGCTGGTCGCCACCGCCTCGGGGCTGTGGGCGGTCGCGGGTCTCGAGTCGGCGGCGGCGCTCGGCGGGCTCGGCCTCGCGGTGGGCGTGTGCATCGCACCGGCGCTGATCACGGGCTTCACGCTGGCGGACGCGCTGGTGCCCAGGGAGGCGCGCACGGAGGCGTTCACGTGGCTGACGGGTGCCGTCGCGCTGGGGCAGGCCGCGGCGACGACGGCGGCCGGTCGGCTGGCGGACGGCCCGGGCGCGAGGGCCGGGTTCCTCGTACCGCTGGCGGCGACCGCGCTCGCATGCGCCACACTGCTTCTGCTCCGGCGGTGGCTGCGGCCTGCGGACAGCCACGGAGTGATCACGGTCCGTGCCGGCGGGCGCCTCGTACCGGCGCCGGTGGACTGACGGGCGGGAATGCTGCATGATGAAGCGTCGTTAGCACTCAACAGTTGAGAGTGCCAGGAGGAAGCACGTGCCGACCTACCAGTACCAGTGCACCGAGTGCGGCAAGGGCCTCGAAGCGGTGCAGAAGTTCACCGACGACGCGCTGACGGTGTGCCCCGCCTGCCAGGGGCGGCTGCGCAAGGTGTTCTCCGCGGTCGGCGTCGTCTTCAAGGGCTCCGGGTTCTACCGCACTGACAGCCGCAGCGGTTCCGGCTCGGGTTCCGGGGGATCGGGCTCCGGGTCGGGGTCGGGGTCGGGCGAGAAGAAGAGTTCCGAGTCGTCGGCCTCGTCCTCTTCGTCGTCCTCGTCTTCTTCCTCCTCGTCTTCGGGTTCGTCGTCTTCCTCGACGTCCTCGTCCTCTTCCTCCTCGTCGTCCTCCAAGTCGTCCAGCGGGACGTCCGCGGCCTGAGCGCCGCCGGGCCCGGCGGCGCGGTTATCGTTGCGGCATGGCTGAGGCAGCGGCAGTACAGGCAGAGATCGGCGTCATCGGGGGCTCCGGCTTCTACTCGTTCCTCGACGACGTCACGGAGATCGCCGTCGAGACACCGTACGGGCCGCCCAGCGACTCGCTGTTCCTCGGCGAGATCGCGGGGCGCCGCGTCGCGTTCCTGCCCCGGCACGGCCGCAAGCACCACATCCCGCCGCACCGGATCAACTACCGCGCCAACCTGTGGGCCTTGCGCTCCCTGGGCATACGGCAGGTACTGGGGCCGTGCGCCGTGGGCGGGCTGCAGCCGGAGCACGGGCCGGGCACGCTGCTCGTGCCGGACCAGATGGTGGACCGTACGAAGTCGCGCGCGCAGACGTACTACGACGGCGAGCAACTGCCCGACGGCGCCACGCCGAACGTCGTGCACGTGAGCCTCGCCGACCCCTACTGCCCCACCGGGCGCGGAGCCGCGCTGAAGGCCG
The Streptomyces sp. CNQ-509 DNA segment above includes these coding regions:
- a CDS encoding 5-formyltetrahydrofolate cyclo-ligase, with the translated sequence MGSDQARKAALRRTLLAARAAVPPGEAEVAARRLARRALELPELAGARTVAAYVSVGREPGTRELLEALRARGTAVLLPVLLADDDLDWAEYGGPGALRPAGRGLLEPAGPRLGTEAVRAADAVLLPGLAVDGRGLRLGRGGGSYDRVLARLAGGAGGGGAGGVSPRRTGAETGAPPADAPSAAGPALVVLLYDGEVLDHVPAEPHDRPVTAAVTPSAVHRFPPP
- a CDS encoding penicillin acylase family protein translates to MPVNENGRTAGKRRRFIFVAIGLATLLVLGVGAAAFWTVSTVRDSFPQTTGSLKLPGLASPVTVKRDARGVPTLYGDSAEDLFRAQGFVHAQDRFWEMDVRRHMTSGRLSEMFGKDQVETDEFLRTLGWRQVAQKEYDEELSGETKKYLRAYADGVNAYLADHSGSSLSVEYAALGFVNDYEPEKWTPVDSVAWLKAMAWDLRANVEDEIDRSLLSQRFDEGEIADLYPPYPYKRNKPIVEGGTATTGGYEPQSAGGAQGVENTYSTASEGLRSQMGSLAQTMDDIPALLGPSGSGIGSNSWVVSGDLTTTEKPLLANDPHLSAQLPSVWYQMGLQCTRVSDECPYEVSGFSFSGMPGVVIGHNADISWGLTNLGADVADLYLEKVEDDGYLYDGKTREFGTREELIKVAGGEDKRITVRTTRNGPVISDRSDDMAEVGKEAPVGNSAPDRGDGYAVSLRWTALEPSSTMDAVFGINKAADFEEFRQAARDFAVPSQNLVYADTDGNIGYQAPGRIPQRGSGDGSLPAPGWNPAYSWDGYIPFDALPWELNPDRGYIVTANQAVVDEKDYPYLLTTDPGYGARSHRISGLIEEKIEDGGKISPDDMRTMQLDNHSEIAELLTPLLLEIEIDDPMVREAQDLLKDWDYSQDTDSSAAAYFNAVWRNILKLSFGDKMPKELRPDGECLHVPPANPAANPDGPATVRECGERDADAAQPDGGDRWYEVVRSILKDEDNRWWKTTGSDGEPLDENRDELFEHAMNDARWELTAELGKDIDTWSWGRLHRLMLRNQTLGTEGPGVVQWLLNRGPWNLSGGEAAVNATGWNAAGGYDVLWVPSMRMVVDLADLDASGWVNLSGASGHAFHPNYTDQTTAWAKGELYEWAFSDKAVQEAAEDTMTLSP
- a CDS encoding potassium/proton antiporter; the encoded protein is MLLVAVAAVRLASRSGLPSLLLYMGIGVLVGEDGLFGYDFDDAELTQVFGYAALALILAEGGLGTKWSEIKPALPTAAVLSTAGVAVSVGVTATGAHYLIGLEWKQALIMGAVVSSTDAAAVFSVLRRVPLPKRITGVMEAESGFNDAPVVILVVAFSTSGHLESWYVLLGEILLELAIGAALGLAIGWLGSMALRHVALPASGLYPIAVMALAIVAYAVGALAHGSGFLAVYLAAMVLGNAKLPHWSATRGFADGVGWLAQIGMFVLLGLLVTPHELGDDIVPAVIVGLVLTMVARPASVIVSLLPFRIPWREQALMSWAGLRGAVPIVLATIPMVNEVADSGRVFNIVFVLVIVYTMVQGPTLPLVARWLRLGDGDEAYDLGIESAPLERVRGHLLSLSVPERSRMHGVEVGELRLPPGAAVTLVVRDGTSFVPAPTDILRRGDELLVVTTDEVRDATEQRLRDVGRGGKLARWLSADERRGR
- a CDS encoding MFS transporter yields the protein MLRTPGARSFVFPGFAARQPFAMLTMSIVLLVEPASGSYTLAGTVAAAAGLSMAFCAPVSGKLTDRYGQRTVLLPSVLLHTAAVALLSVLALAGAPGWALVAAAVPTGASIPQIGPMVRARWSHLFATGPDPRSPLQHTATAFESVTDEFTFVVGPVLAAALCTGVHPAAGLAAEGVLTLAGGLLFAAQRRTAPPVGHADRTGLPRGRRASALRAPALPVLVAAFFGVGAVFGGMQVSLTAFSESIGRPGLSGVLYGVFAAGNMLAGVVIGMVHLRGPAQRRLLVAYPLLVATASGLWAVAGLESAAALGGLGLAVGVCIAPALITGFTLADALVPREARTEAFTWLTGAVALGQAAATTAAGRLADGPGARAGFLVPLAATALACATLLLLRRWLRPADSHGVITVRAGGRLVPAPVD
- a CDS encoding FmdB family zinc ribbon protein; its protein translation is MPTYQYQCTECGKGLEAVQKFTDDALTVCPACQGRLRKVFSAVGVVFKGSGFYRTDSRSGSGSGSGGSGSGSGSGSGEKKSSESSASSSSSSSSSSSSSSGSSSSSTSSSSSSSSSSKSSSGTSAA
- a CDS encoding S-methyl-5'-thioadenosine phosphorylase, producing MAEAAAVQAEIGVIGGSGFYSFLDDVTEIAVETPYGPPSDSLFLGEIAGRRVAFLPRHGRKHHIPPHRINYRANLWALRSLGIRQVLGPCAVGGLQPEHGPGTLLVPDQMVDRTKSRAQTYYDGEQLPDGATPNVVHVSLADPYCPTGRGAALKAAHESGWEAVDGGTLVVIEGPRFSTRAESVWHRAQGWAVVGMTGHPEAVLARELELCYTSMTLVTDLDAGAETGEGVSHEEVLEVFAANVGRLRDVLFDAVGRLPATEDRSCLCAGALAGLDPGIELP